The Salvelinus sp. IW2-2015 linkage group LG15, ASM291031v2, whole genome shotgun sequence genome includes a region encoding these proteins:
- the LOC111974698 gene encoding TM2 domain-containing protein 3 codes for MATVSQIWPFERRRCLKAHGIITLLFLDLCLRCVNGYLSSPHVGQEPPYSRDAQPVITSPVVPSPSSASPTNSDGYAAKCPSGGQCNRLPADCFNCSYHHNCSYGKPASFSCKAKRGVHCTVESGKQQTNFSLSITCQFCWQLDLSQYRCSNSTSCMTVACPRKRYNATCQVLDHVHCLGKRVFHKRLYCNWTGGYKWSTALALSITLGGFGADRFYLGQWREGLGKLFSFGGLGIWTLIDVLLIGAGYVGPADGSLYI; via the exons ATGGCTACCGTCAGTCAGATTTGGCCATTTGAGAGAAGACGCTGCCTAAAAGCCCATGGAATCATAACACTGTTATTTTTGGATCTATGTTTGCGATGTGTGAATG GGTACCTGAGCTCCCCACACGTGGGCCAGGAGCCCCCTTACAGCCGAGATGCTCAGCCAGTCATCACCAGCCCAGTGGTTCCTTCTCCATCATCTG CATCTCCAACTAATTCAGATGGCTATGCTGCCAAATGCCCCAGTGGGGGTCAATGCAACAGACTGCCTGCTGACTGCTTCAACTGCAGCTATCATCACAACTGTAGCTATGGTAAACCAGCGTCTTTCTCTTGCAAGGCCAAGAGAGGAGTCCACTGCACA GTGGAGTCYGGGAAGCAGCAGACAAACTTCTCCCTGTCTATCACGTGCCAGTTCTGCTGGCAGCTGGACCTGTCTCAGTACAGGTGCTCCAACTCAACCAGCTGTATGACCGTTGCCTGCCCTCGCAAACGCTACAACGCCACCTGCCAAGTACTGGACCACGTACACTGCTTAg GTAAAAGAGTATTTCATAAACGTTTGTACTGCAACTGGACAGGAGGGTACAAGTGGTCTACAGCACTGGCACTCAG CATTACACTAGGTGGATTTGGGGCTGACCGGTTCTATCtaggccagtggagagagggtcTGGGCAAGCTGTTCAGCTTCGGTGGCCTGGGCATCTGGACCCTGATTGATGTGCTGCTGATTGGGGCGGGTTATGTGGGGCCAGCCGATGGCTCCCTCTACATCTGA
- the LOC111974466 gene encoding LOW QUALITY PROTEIN: threonine--tRNA ligase 1, cytoplasmic-like (The sequence of the model RefSeq protein was modified relative to this genomic sequence to represent the inferred CDS: inserted 3 bases in 3 codons) yields the protein MPCWPGELQTQPITVLPDGAGGSYNKFKCRILNEKVTNXTTTVYRCGPLIDLCRGPHVRHTGKIKALKIYKNSSTYWEGRSDMETLQRIYGISFPDSKMLKEWERFQEEARNRDHRKIGKEQELFFFHDLSPGSCFFLPRGAYLYNTLTDFIREEYCRRGFQEVASPNIYNSKLWETSGHWQHYSDNMFSFPVEQDVFALKPMNCPGHCLMFSHRPRSWRELPLRLADFGVLHRNELSGTLTGLTRVRRFQQDDAHIFCTMEQIESEMKGCLDFLRCVYDVFGFSFQLHLSTRPEKYLGDIAIWNQAEKQLENSLNEFGEPWKLNPGDGAFYGPKVLMQSLIKRSRITNASLYSSKDGDDQTKPVIIHRAILGSVEXMIAILTENYAGKWPLWLXPRQVMFVPVNPTCEEYPRGGYSVLQMCKQFVEAGFMADADLDSSCLLNKKIRNAQLAQYNFILVVGEKEKLTNSVNVRTRDNKVHGELSVSEVLARLTLLKESRCRNAEEEF from the exons ATGCCCTGCTGGCCAGGAGAGCTGCAGACGCAGCCCATCACTGTGCTGCCAGATGGAGCTGGAGGGTCG TACAACAAATTCAAGTGTCGCATTCTGAATGAGAAAGTCACCA CCACTACAACAGTCTACAG ATGTGGGCCTCTGATAGACCTGTGTCGTGGGCCCCATGTAAGACACACAGGAAAGATTAAAGCCTTGAAGATCTACAAG AACTCTTCTACGTACTGGGAGGGCCGTTCGGACATGGAGACCCTGCAGCGTATCTACGGCATCTCCTTCCCAGACTCCAAGATGCTGAAGGAGTGGGAACGCTTTCAGGAAGAGGCTAGGAACAGAGACCATCGGAAGATTGGAAAG GAACAGGAACTGTTTTTTTTCCATGACCTGAGCCCTGGCAGCTGCTTCTTCCTCCCGCGTGGAGCCTACCTGTACAACACACTCACTGACTTCATCAGG GAGGAATACTGTAGAAGAGGTTTCCAGGAGGTGGCCTCTCCTAACATCTATAACAGTAAGCTGTGGGAGACTTCAGGCCACTGGCAGCACTACAGCGACAACATGTTCTCCTTCCCAGTGGAGCAGGACGTCTTTGCACTGAAGCCCATGAACTGTCCTGGACACTG tctgatgttcagcCACAGACCTCGGTCGTGGAGGGAGCTGCCTCTGAGACTGGCTGATTTCGGGGTGCTCCATAGGAATGAGCTATCAGGGACACTGACCGGCCTTACGAGGGTGCGCCGCTTCCAACAGGATGACGCTCACATCTTCTGCACCATGgaacag ATTGAGTCTGAGATGAAGGGCTGTCTGGACTTCCTCCGCTGTGTCTATGATGTCTTTGGCTTCTCTTTCCAGCTGCACCTTTCAACCCGTCCAGAGAAGTACCTAGGAGATATCGCTATCTGGAACCAGGCTGAGAAG CAACTGGAGAACAGCCTGAATGAGTTTGGGGAACCATGGAAACTAAACCCCGGAGACGGTGCTTTCTATGGACCCAAGGTTT TGATGCAGTCACTAATCAAACGTAGTCGGATCACTAATGCTAGTCTGTACTCCTC GAAGGACGGGGATGACCAAACGAAGCCGGTCATCATCCACCGGGCCATTCTGGGCTCTGTGG AGATGATAGCCATCCTCACTGAGAACTACGCTGGGAAATG GCCCCTCTGGC TCCCACGTCAGGTGATGTTTGTACCTGTCAACCCTACCTGTGAAGAATATCCAAGAGG TGGTTATTCTGTCCTTCAGATGTGTAAACAGTTTGTGGAGGCCGGATTCATGGCAGACGCTGATCTCGACTCCAGTTGCCTCTTAAACAAGAAGATCCGCAACGCCCAGTTAGCCCAGTACAACTTCATCCTGG TGGTCGGTGAGAAAGAGAAGCTGACTAACAGCGTGAACGTACGTACGAGGGACAACAAGGTTCATGGAGAGCTGTCTGTCTCTGAGGTGCTGGCTCGCCTGACCCTGTTGAAAGAGTCACGCTGCCGGAATGCTGAGGAGGAGTTCTGA
- the ulk3 gene encoding serine/threonine-protein kinase ULK3 isoform X2: MASSFAPPKLANFILTERLGSGTYATVYKAYRKGDNREVVAVKVVGKKSLNKVSMENLLTEIEILKTVRHPHIVQLKDLQWDSDNIYLILEWCSGGDLSRFIHSRRLLPERVARLFLQQIDFGFASYMSPWDEQSALRGSPLYMAPEMVCRRQYDSRVDLWSVGVILYETLFGRAPFASRSYAELEEKIRSDKPIELPAGARVSRNCRDLLLRLLDRDPDTRLTFTQFFSHPWVDLEHMPNEESLGKAKDLVLKAVQKDQEGDRSAALSLYCSALEHFVPAIHYETDRLRKDALRKKVSQYVSRAEGLKALVSADNSLCFEQFKSTRDILREMSRDQPRVLAALELASTAIAMEENGIEDHDTLALYQQSLGELLLALAAEGQGRRRELLHCEIKSLMTXAEYLKEQIKMLENQKDVSMDREPLSESVRSSCCVQ; this comes from the exons atggctTCGAGCTTCGCCCCACCGAAACTGGCTAATTTCATTCTCACAGAGAGGCTGGGCAGTGGCACCTATGCGACAGTTTACAAAGCCTACAGAAAG GGGGACAACCGGGAGGTGGTGGCAGTGAAGGTGGTTGGGAAGAAGAGTCTGAACAAGGTGTCTATGGAGAACCTGCTGACTGAGATAGAGATCCTGAAAACTGTTCGCCACCCTCACATTGTTCAGCTGAAGGACTTRCAG TGGGACAGTGAYAACATCTATCTGATCCTGGAGTGGTGTTCTGGTGGGGACCTGTCCCGTTTCATCCACAGTAGGCGCTTGCTACCTGAGAGGGTGGCTCGGCTCTTCCTGCAGCAGATAG ATTTTGGCTTTGCGAGTTACATGTCTCCGTGGGATGAGCAGAGTGCTCTGAGGGGCTCTCCTCTCTACATGGCCCCTGAGATGGTGTGTCGACGGCAGTATGACTCKAGGGTCGACCTCTGGTCTGTGGGAGTCATCCTGTATG AGACACTATTTGGCCGGGCACCATTTGCCTCCAGATCCTATGCTGAACTGGAGGAGAAGATCCGCAGTGACAAGCCCATCGAG cTGCCTGCAGGGGCCAGAGTGTCCAGGAACTGCAGGGACTTACTGCTGCGGCTGCTGGACAGGGACCCTGACACCCGCCTCACCTTCACTCAGTTCTTCTCCCACCCTTGGGTGGACCTCGAGCACATGCCCAACGAAGAGAGCCTGGGgaaagcg AAGGATCTGGTCCTGAAAGCTGTTCAGAAGGACCAGGAGGGGGATAGATCAGCTGCCCTGTCTCTGTACTGCAGCGCACTGGAACACTTTGTCCCTGCCATTCACT ATGAAACAGACAGACTGCGTAAAGATGCCCTCAGGAAAAAG GTTAGTCAGTACGTGTCCAGGGCAGAGGGGCTGAAAGCTCTGGTGTCTGCAGACAACAGCCTCTGCTTTGAGCAGTTCAAGTCCACCAGAGACATCCTGAGAG AGATGTCCCGTGACCAACCACGGGTGCTGGCTGCTCTGGAGCTGGCATCTACAGCCATCGCCATG GAAGAGAATGGGATAGAGGATCATGATACACTGGCTCTGTACCAGCAGAGTCTGGGAGAACTACTGCTAGCCCTGGCAG CTGAAGGCCAGGGGCGCCGGAGAGAGTTGCTCCACTGTGAG
- the ulk3 gene encoding serine/threonine-protein kinase ULK3 isoform X1 — protein MASSFAPPKLANFILTERLGSGTYATVYKAYRKGDNREVVAVKVVGKKSLNKVSMENLLTEIEILKTVRHPHIVQLKDLQWDSDNIYLILEWCSGGDLSRFIHSRRLLPERVARLFLQQIACALQFLHNHNISHLDLKPQNILLNGSVLKLADFGFASYMSPWDEQSALRGSPLYMAPEMVCRRQYDSRVDLWSVGVILYETLFGRAPFASRSYAELEEKIRSDKPIELPAGARVSRNCRDLLLRLLDRDPDTRLTFTQFFSHPWVDLEHMPNEESLGKAKDLVLKAVQKDQEGDRSAALSLYCSALEHFVPAIHYETDRLRKDALRKKVSQYVSRAEGLKALVSADNSLCFEQFKSTRDILREMSRDQPRVLAALELASTAIAMEENGIEDHDTLALYQQSLGELLLALAAEGQGRRRELLHCEIKSLMTXAEYLKEQIKMLENQKDVSMDREPLSESVRSSCCVQ, from the exons atggctTCGAGCTTCGCCCCACCGAAACTGGCTAATTTCATTCTCACAGAGAGGCTGGGCAGTGGCACCTATGCGACAGTTTACAAAGCCTACAGAAAG GGGGACAACCGGGAGGTGGTGGCAGTGAAGGTGGTTGGGAAGAAGAGTCTGAACAAGGTGTCTATGGAGAACCTGCTGACTGAGATAGAGATCCTGAAAACTGTTCGCCACCCTCACATTGTTCAGCTGAAGGACTTRCAG TGGGACAGTGAYAACATCTATCTGATCCTGGAGTGGTGTTCTGGTGGGGACCTGTCCCGTTTCATCCACAGTAGGCGCTTGCTACCTGAGAGGGTGGCTCGGCTCTTCCTGCAGCAGATAG CCTGCGCACTTCAGTTTCTCCATAATCATAACATCTCCCATCTGGACCTGAAACCCCAGAACATTCTGCTCAATGGTTCTGTTCTTAAACTAGCAG ATTTTGGCTTTGCGAGTTACATGTCTCCGTGGGATGAGCAGAGTGCTCTGAGGGGCTCTCCTCTCTACATGGCCCCTGAGATGGTGTGTCGACGGCAGTATGACTCKAGGGTCGACCTCTGGTCTGTGGGAGTCATCCTGTATG AGACACTATTTGGCCGGGCACCATTTGCCTCCAGATCCTATGCTGAACTGGAGGAGAAGATCCGCAGTGACAAGCCCATCGAG cTGCCTGCAGGGGCCAGAGTGTCCAGGAACTGCAGGGACTTACTGCTGCGGCTGCTGGACAGGGACCCTGACACCCGCCTCACCTTCACTCAGTTCTTCTCCCACCCTTGGGTGGACCTCGAGCACATGCCCAACGAAGAGAGCCTGGGgaaagcg AAGGATCTGGTCCTGAAAGCTGTTCAGAAGGACCAGGAGGGGGATAGATCAGCTGCCCTGTCTCTGTACTGCAGCGCACTGGAACACTTTGTCCCTGCCATTCACT ATGAAACAGACAGACTGCGTAAAGATGCCCTCAGGAAAAAG GTTAGTCAGTACGTGTCCAGGGCAGAGGGGCTGAAAGCTCTGGTGTCTGCAGACAACAGCCTCTGCTTTGAGCAGTTCAAGTCCACCAGAGACATCCTGAGAG AGATGTCCCGTGACCAACCACGGGTGCTGGCTGCTCTGGAGCTGGCATCTACAGCCATCGCCATG GAAGAGAATGGGATAGAGGATCATGATACACTGGCTCTGTACCAGCAGAGTCTGGGAGAACTACTGCTAGCCCTGGCAG CTGAAGGCCAGGGGCGCCGGAGAGAGTTGCTCCACTGTGAG